The following coding sequences are from one Bos indicus x Bos taurus breed Angus x Brahman F1 hybrid chromosome 5, Bos_hybrid_MaternalHap_v2.0, whole genome shotgun sequence window:
- the SPTSSA gene encoding LOW QUALITY PROTEIN: serine palmitoyltransferase small subunit A (The sequence of the model RefSeq protein was modified relative to this genomic sequence to represent the inferred CDS: inserted 1 base in 1 codon): MPEAQAWKQMSWFYYQXALYMLEPWEQTVFNSMLVPIVGMALHTGYVVMPQQITAMLHCLKTVQ, translated from the exons ATGCCAGAGGCACAGGCCTGGAAGCAAATGTCCTGGTTCTACTACC TAGCTCTCTACATGCTGGAGCCCTGGGAGCAGACTGTGTTCAATTCCATGCTGGTTCCCATTGTGGGGATGGCACTGCATACAGGATATGTAGTCATGCCTCAGCAAATCACAGCGATGCTGCACTGCTTAAAAACTGTTCAGTGA